The following proteins are encoded in a genomic region of Zea mays cultivar B73 chromosome 9, Zm-B73-REFERENCE-NAM-5.0, whole genome shotgun sequence:
- the LOC109942380 gene encoding probable acyl-activating enzyme 6 — protein sequence MLCTAASWPSSLSSPLQFSQKLTLKETGVSSSICKHGKANMFTIVNRGNKPLGFREVKTTPLSQGGKAKLIRLRPPHGSGNLGANPANSCPLTPLGFLERAATVFSDCPSVVYHDTVFTWFQTHRRCLRLASALVSLGITRGDVVSVLLPNVPAMYEMQFGVPMSGAVLNNINTRLDARTVAVLLHHSGSKLVFVDPSSLQLIGDALRLLPPGHPIPHVIPVEDPHEEFPAAPADTLTYERLLDKGDPEFVWVQPESEWDPMVINYTSGTTSEPKGVVHCHRGTFLITVDSLIEWSVPPRPTYLWTLPMFHANGWSYPWGMAVVGGTNVCLRRVNAATVYAAIASRGVTHLCCAPVVLNMLANAPEGVRRPLPGKVHVRTAGSPPPAAVLQRTEAIGFEVSHGYGLTETAGLPVSCTWKGEWDSLPASERARLKARQGVRTPATGKVDIMDSETGCSVPRDGSTMGEIVLRGGCVMLGYLDDNAATKAAIREDGWFYTGDVGVMHPDGYLEIRDRSKDVIINAGENISSVEVESVLYSHPAVNEAAVVARPDELRGETPCAFVSVKDYAAGTVTAADITAWCRERMPQYMVPRTVVFHTELPKTSTGKIQKYVLRNLAMEMGPARKADGATANGSRRQQQ from the exons TCAGAAGTTGACACTGAAAGAGACTGGAGTATCCTCTTCTATCTGTAAGCATGGGAAGGCGAACATGTTCACCATTGTCAACCGTGGAAACAAACCTCTGGGTTTTAGAGAGGTGAAGACAACACCGCTCTCACAAGGTGGCAAGGCCAAGCTAATTCGCCTCCGtccaccccatggctcgggcaatCTTGGAGCGAATCCGGCGAACTCGTGCCCGCTCACGCCGCTGGGATTCCTGGAGCGTGCGGCCACCGTCTTCAGCGACTGCCCCTCCGTCGTCTATCACGACACGGTCTTCACCTGGTTCCAGACACATCGGCGATGCCTCCGCCTCGCCTCGGCGCTCGTCTCCCTCGGCATCACCCGTGGCGACGTT GTGTCCGTGCTATTGCCCAACGTGCCGGCCATGTACGAGATGCAGTTCGGAGTGCCCATGAGCGGCGCCGTGCTCAACAACATCAACACGCGCCTGGACGCACGCACGGTCGCCGTCCTGCTCCACCACTCCGGCTCCAAGCTCGTCTTCGTCGACCCATCGTCGCTGCAGCTCATCGGCGACGCGCTCCGGCTACTCCCGCCGGGGCACCCGATTCCACACGTGATCCCCGTTGAGGATCCTCACGAGGAGTTCCCTGCTGCCCCTGCGGACACGTTAACGTACGAGAGGCTTCTCGACAAGGGCGACCCGGAGTTTGTGTGGGTGCAGCCGGAGAGCGAGTGGGACCCGATGGTGATCAACTACACCTCCGGCACGACGTCGGAGCCCAAGGGGGTGGTGCACTGCCACCGCGGGACCTTCTTGATCACAGTCGACTCGCTCATTGAATGGTCGGTTCCGCCGAGGCCGACGTACCTGTGGACGCTGCCCATGTTCCACGCCAACGGCTGGAGTTACCCGTGGGGGATGGCCGTGGTGGGCGGCACCAATGTCTGCCTCCGCCGCGTCAACGCCGCCACGGTGTACGCCGCCATCGCGAGCCGTGGGGTCACCCATCTCTGCTGCGCGCCCGTGGTGCTTAACATGCTGGCCAACGCCCCCGAGGGCGTGCGACGGCCGCTCCCTGGAAAGGTGCACGTCCGCACTGCCGGCTCGCCACCGCCGGCGGCCGTGCTACAGCGGACAGAGGCCATTGGCTTCGAGGTCAGCCATGGGTACGGGCTAACCGAGACCGCAGGGCTGCCGGTGTCCTGCACCTGGAAGGGTGAGTGGGACAGCCTCCCCGCGTCGGAGCGCGCACGGCTTAAGGCGAGGCAGGGCGTGCGCACGCCGGCCACGGGCAAAGTCGACATCATGGACAGCGAAACCGGCTGCAGCGTGCCCCGCGACGGTTCCACGATGGGCGAGATCGTGCTCCGCGGCGGCTGCGTCATGCTCGGCTATCTCGACGACAACGCGGCGACCAAGGCGGCGATACGCGAGGACGGGTGGTTCTACACGGGGGACGTCGGCGTGATGCATCCGGATGGTTACCTTGAGATCCGCGACCGTTCCAAGGACGTGATCATCAACGCCGGCGAGAACATCAGCAGCGTGGAGGTCGAGTCGGTGCTTTACAGTCATCCGGCGGTGAACGAGGCAGCCGTGGTGGCGCGGCCAGATGAGTTACGAGGCGAGACGCCGTGCGCGTTCGTCAGCGTCAAGGACTACGCGGCGGGCACGGTGACCGCGGCCGACATCACTGCATGGTGCCGGGAGCGCATGCCGCAGTACATGGTGCCCAGAACGGTTGTCTTCCACACCGAGCTTCCCAAGACCTCCACCGGCAAGATCCAGAAGTACGTGCTTCGGAACCTCGCCATGGAGATGGGACCCGCCCGCAAGGCCGACGGGGCGACGGCCAACGGTAGCAGGAGGCAGCAGCAATAA